In the Streptomyces sp. cg36 genome, one interval contains:
- a CDS encoding DUF3592 domain-containing protein, protein MSVTGVLELWWTVPAAVALLGYGMSLAGLTRTQRAVWVTARIVEVGRLAHGDSRQGGIPVTVAFRNPVTGAESRLANTGKHGDSVEEAWVGRELAVRHPRGRPDLFRIVVPVAGRRSGRGGPDCAVALLLVGLVIHAIVLWGYPWALLGFGALVTAAAAASRDIRDARARDARLASGAAVPARVVAVTKDVYTDADGDEFVSHTPVIAFTTTEGTDVTVLAEHGVTDPAGSLGRELTVHYCPADPTVYTPDRAADRRSNRRTVAAIVVLLVLGSASTATGALTLWWRTR, encoded by the coding sequence ATGAGCGTGACCGGGGTGCTGGAGCTGTGGTGGACGGTGCCCGCCGCGGTCGCGCTGCTCGGGTACGGGATGTCGCTGGCCGGGCTGACCCGGACCCAGCGGGCGGTGTGGGTGACCGCGCGCATCGTCGAGGTCGGGCGGCTCGCGCACGGCGACTCGCGGCAGGGCGGGATACCGGTGACGGTCGCGTTCCGGAACCCGGTCACCGGCGCGGAGTCCCGTCTGGCGAACACCGGCAAGCACGGCGACTCGGTCGAGGAGGCGTGGGTCGGGCGGGAGCTGGCGGTGCGCCATCCGCGCGGACGGCCCGACCTGTTCCGGATCGTGGTCCCGGTCGCGGGCCGCCGGAGCGGGCGCGGCGGCCCCGACTGCGCGGTCGCGCTGCTCCTGGTCGGACTGGTGATCCACGCGATCGTGCTCTGGGGCTACCCCTGGGCCCTGCTCGGCTTCGGCGCCTTGGTGACGGCGGCAGCGGCGGCCAGCCGCGACATCCGCGACGCGCGCGCCCGCGACGCGCGGCTGGCGTCCGGCGCCGCCGTTCCGGCCCGGGTGGTGGCCGTCACCAAGGACGTCTACACCGACGCGGACGGCGACGAGTTCGTCAGCCACACCCCCGTCATCGCCTTCACCACCACGGAGGGCACCGACGTCACCGTCCTGGCCGAGCACGGCGTCACCGACCCGGCCGGCTCCCTCGGCCGCGAGCTCACCGTCCACTACTGTCCCGCCGACCCCACCGTCTACACCCCCGACCGGGCCGCCGACCGCCGCAGCAACCGGCGGACCGTCGCCGCGATCGTCGTCCTGCTCGTCCTCGGCTCGGCCTCGACGGCGACGGGTGCGCTCACGCTGTGGTGGCGCACCCGCTGA